In the Alistipes provencensis genome, ACGATTCAGGACGGCAAGCTCTGGATGCTGCAGTGCCGCAACGGCAAGCGCACGGGCGCCGCGATGGTCAAGATCGCCATGGACATGCTGCGCGAGGGGCTGATCGATGAGAAGACCGCCGTGCTGCGCTGCGAGCCCGCGAAGCTCGACGAGTTGCTCCACCCCGTCTTCGACAAGAAGGCCATCTCCAACGCACAGGTCATCACCAAGGGTCTGCCCGCATCGCCGGGCGCCGCAACGGGTCCCGTGGTATTCTTCGCCGAGGACGCCGAGAAGGTGCTCGAGAAGAACGGAACGCGCGCCATTCTGGTGCGCATCGAGACCTCGCCCGAGGACCTCAAGGGTATGCTCGACGCAGCAGGTATCCTGACCGCACGCGGCGGCATGACCTCCCACGCGGCCGTCGTGGCCCGCGGCATGGGCAAATGCTGCGTATCGGGCGCCGGCGAACTGCAGATCGACTACAAGACCCGCACGATTCAGGTCAACGGATTCACGGTCAAGGAGGGCGACTGGATTTCGCTCAACGGCTCGACGGGCGAGGTTTACCTCGGTCAGGTAGCCACCCAAGCCGCCGACCTGAGCGGCGATTTCGGCAAGCTGATGGACCTCGCAGGCAAATACTCCGTCATGAAGGTCCGCGCCAACGCCGACACCCCGAAGGACGCCGCACAGGCATTCGCATTCGGCGCCGAGGGTATCGGCCTCTGCCGCACGGAGCACATGTTTTTCGAGGGCGACCGCATCAAGGCTTTCCGCGAGATGATCCTCGCCGACGACGAGGCCGGACGCCGCGTGGCGCTCGCCAAGCTGCTGCCGATCCAGCGCGGTGACTTCGAAGGGCTGTTCAAGGCCATGAACGGATTCCCCGTGACCGTCCGCCTGCTCGACCCGCCCCTGCACGAGTTCGTGCCCCACGATGAGAAGGGTCAGAAAGAGATGGCCGCCGAGATGGGCGTGCCCCTCGCCAAGATCGTCGCCAAGGTCGAGTCGCTGGCCGAGTTCAACCCCATGCTGGGACACCGCGGCTGCCGTCTGGGCAACACCTACCCCGAGATCACCGAGATGCAGGCCCGCGCCATCATCGAGGCTGCCATGAACGTCAAGGCTTCGGGCATGCCCGTACATGTGGAGATCATGGTGCCGCTGGTGGGCAACCACAAGGAGCTGCGCTACCAGAAGAGCATCATCGACGCTACGGCCGAGCAGGTATTCTCGGAGCGCAACGACAAGATCGACTACATGGTCGGCACGATGATCGAGGTTCCGCGCGCCGCCGTGACGGCCAACCAGATCGCCGAGGTCGCCGAGTTCTTCTCGTTCGGTACGAACGACCTGACGCAGATGACCCTCGGATTCTCGCGCGACGACATCGGCAAGTTCCTGCCCGTCTATCTGGACAAAGGCATCCTGAAGAACGACCCGTTCCAGATTCTCGACCAGAACGGCGTAGGCCAGTTGATCCGCGAAGCCGTATTCAAGGGCCGCGGCAAGCGCCCGACGCTCAAGTGCGGCATCTGCGGCGAGCACGGAGGCGAGCCTTCGTCGGTGGAATTCTGCCACTATGCAGGGTTGAACTATGTGAGCTGCTCGCCCTTCCGCGTGCCCATCGCACGTCTGGCGGCCGCACACGCAGCGCTCAACCAGAAATAGCAACCCCGGTGCCGGAAACGGCCCGGAACAAATTCCGAAAACCCGCAGCACGACGGCTGCGGGTTTTCTTTTCGTCGGCAAAACCCCGCGGTTCGTTGAATATGTTTGGCCGTTATGGGAAAATTTTCTATTTTTGTTTGGCAAACAGTTTGAAAACGTTTATTCAACATAAAAAACGGAAAAATGAAAAAGATTTTATTTACGGTGATCGTCGCGCTGTTCGCAGTATCGGCAGTGTCGGCGCAGGACAGAGGCAATTGGGCGCTGGGCCCCCGCATGAACATCTACACCAACACGGGTGACGCCGTGGTAGGCTTGGGCGCATTCGGCCGCTACAGCTTCTCGGATAACTGGCGGATCGAACCGTCGCTCATGGCACTGCTGCACAGCGGCTGCTCGATCGACATCAGCGTCGATGCCCAGTATGTCTTCCATCTGGGCGAAGGCTGGAGCGTATATCCTGCAGTCGGTCTGACGGCCAACGACATCGGCAAATGGGCCGCAGGTCTGAACATCGGCGGCGGTTTCGACTTCGAGGTAGCCCGCAACTGGGACCTCTCGGCCGGCCTGAAGTGGCAACCCATGTTCGACGACTGGCGCAAGAATCCCGTAGTCATCAGCATCGGCGCAGCCTACAAGTTCTAAACGGCTCCGTCCGGATAAAGCAAACCCGGAAACCTGCGATGGTTTCCGGGTTTGCTTTTTGCCATTTCACAAAACACTCAGCGCTTTTCATTGACACGGATCATCTCGAATATCTTGTACCCGACCGGCGCGTAACTGCGCCACGCCGAACGCTTGACCCGGTAGGCGTAAGGCCGTCCCCCGGCATAGAGCGTCACTTCGGGCACGGCCTCCTCGTCGAAAAATCCGCAAAGCTGCGAACCGTCGGCATCGAAAGTATAGCGGTGTTTCCACCCTTTCTTCTCCGGTTCGAGGTATAGTTTCTCCACAGGGCCCGCCATCACCACCCGTCCCGACTCGAAACGCACCGAATCGACCGGAACGGCCTGCGCCATGCGGCACGAGAAATTGATCGTCGCACGGCCGCCGCGGTGCTCCTTGTAGGTGATGTCGAAGGTCAGGTCGCCCGTCTGCGGGCTCTCGAAGAGCGTCACCGGGAACGTGTGATAAATCACCCCGTCGGTCTCGGCCTTCGAGACGTAGTGGCTGCGAATGTTCTGCGCCGAAGCCGTCAACGCGGCCCCGGCGACACAGCATGCAGCCAGCAACAGGCGTTTAGTCACCGTAAACGATGATCGTATAGATCGTGTAGACCCCGACATAGGACTTGGCCTGATAGTCTACATGATGGATGCGCGTGATGCCTGCCTCGCGGGCTGCGGCCTGAATGCTCGCATCCCCCATGGCGACAATGCCCAGATAACCTTTGGCCTCGGCGGTGCCGACCTTGCTCGACCCGGCGTTGCCCGTCACGGCCAGTCCGTCCTTCACATCGGTGTAGATGCCTCCCACGAGCGGAGACTTGACGCATCCGACGAACATCATGGCCGCGAATGCCAGCGTAAAGATTTTTTTCATAGTCACACTATTTTGTTTTATAGGCACAGCGGTATTTCCCCTTTGCCAGATTCAACAATTTACTCTTGAGCAGTTGGCGGCGCAGCGGGGCGATGCGGTCGGTGAAGACCACGCCCTCGATATGGTCGTACTCGTGCTGGATGACCCACGCCTTGAGCCCCGTGAACTCCTCGTCGTGCTCGACGAAATCGGTGTCCAGATAACGCATGCGGATCGCCAGCGACCGCGCTACGTCGGCATGGATGCCGGGGAAGGAGAGGCACCCCTCGTTGTAGGTCTTCTTTTCCTCGGAATAAGCGTAAATCTCGGGATTGATGAAGGCGCGCTTGTAGTCGGCACACGAAGGGTCTTCTTCGCCCCACGGCGTGCAGTCGACGATGAACAGGCGGATGTTCTTGCCGATCTGGGGAGCGGCCAGACCGACGCCTTCGGCCTCTTCGAGCGTGAGGAACATGTCCTCGGCCAGTTTTTTCACTTCGGGGTAATCGGGCGTTATCTCCTCGCAGCGTTTGCGAAGCACCTCATCCCCGTAAATAACGATCGGGTATATCATAAAAACAATCTATAAACAATTTTAGCAGGCAATCTCATTCTCGCTCGCCGTTGTCGCGGCCTTTGGCCGCGTTTGCAAATCTGCCCCCACCCCAAGCCCCTCCCTCGGGAGGGGCTTGTCGCATCGCGACCAAATTATCGGCAGGAAATACTTTCCATATACGATTGGAGGATAATCGTCGCAGAAATCTTATCCACCAACGCCTTGTCGCGGCGGGCCATCCTGCCGATGCCGCTTTCGAGCATCGTGCGGTGGGCCATCACCGAGGTAAAACGTTCGTCGTGGAAAACCACCTCCTTGTCCGGCCAAGCTTTCCGCAGCCGGCCGGCCAGCGGTTCGATGAACCGCCATGTCTCCGACGGCGTGCCGTCCATCCGCGAGGGCTTCCCCACAACTATCGTACTAACGTTCTCCCGGGCGAAATATTTCGCCAGCCACGCCTCCAGTTCCTTCGTCGGAACCGTCTCCAGTCCTCCGGCGATCAGGCGCAGGGGATCGCTCACGGCAATTCCCGTGCGCTTGGTCCCGTAGTCTATGGCAAGGATGCGGCCCAAATCAGAGGTTCAGCGTCTTGAACAGTTTGCGGTAGGAGCACTCCTCGTCGACGAGCGACGGCAGCGACTCGATCAGCACGCGCTCCTGCTCCATCGTATCGCGGTGGCGGACCGTCACCGTGCCGTCCTCCAGCGTCTGGCCGTCGACCGTCACGCAGAACGGCGTACCGATGGCGTCCTGACGGCGGTAACGCTTGCCGACGGAGTCCTTCTCGTCGTAAACGACGTTGTAATTGTATTTCAGCAGGTCGACGATCTTCTGCGCCACCTCGGGCATGCCGTCCTTCTTGACCAGCGGCAGCACGGCCACCTTGATCGGAGCCAATGCGGGCGGGAATTTCAGCACGACGCGCGAATCGCCGCCCTCCAAAGTCTCCTCGGTGTAGGCCGCCGACATCACCTGCAGGAACATGCGGTCGACGCCGATCGAGGTCTCGACCACATAGGGAACATAGCTTTCGCCCGTCTCGGGGTCGAAATACTGGATCTTCTTGCCGGAGAATTTCTGGTGGCTGCCCAAGTCGAAATCCGTCCGCGAGTGGATGCCCTCGACCTCCTTGAAGCCGAACGGGAAGTTGTATTCGATGTCCGTTGCTGCGTTTGCGTAGTGGGCCAGCTTGTCGTGGTCGTGGAAACGGTAGTTGTCGTCGCCGAAGCCCAGCGCACGGTGCCATGCCATGCGGGTGTTCTTCCACTCGTTCCACCACCCCATTTCGGTCCCGGGGCGCACGAAGAACTGCATCTCCATCTGCTCGAACTCGCGCATGCGGAAGATGAACTGACGGGCCACGATCTCGTTGCGGAAAGCCTTGCCGATCTGCGCGATACCGAACGGAATCTTCATGCGGCCGGTCTTCTGCACGTTCAGGAAGTTGACGAAGATACCCTGCGCCGTCTCGGGACGCAGGTAAATGGTATTCGCGCCCTCGGCCGTAGACCCCATTTGTGTGGAAAACATCAGGTTGAACTGCCGCACCTCGGTCCAGTTGCGCGTGCCCGAGATCGGGCAGGCGATCTCGCAATCGACGATGATCTGGCGCAGCTCCCCGAGGTCGTTGGCGTTCAGCGCATCGGCGAAACGCTTGTGCACCTCGTCGCGCTTGGCCTGCAACTCCACGACACGCGGGGAGGTTTCGCGGTATTTGGCCTCGTCGAAATCGGCGCCGAAGCGCTTGCGGGCCTTCTCGACCTCTTTCGCGATCTTTTCATCCTGCTTGGCCAGCCACTCCTCGACCAGCACGTCGGCGCGGTAGCGTTTCTTCGAATCCTTATTGTCGATCAGCGGGTCGTTGAAGGCCGAGACGTGTCCCGAAGCCTCCCAAGTCTTGGGGTGCATGAAGATCGCGGCGTCGATGCCGACGATGTTCTCGTGCAGTTTGACCATCGAATCCCACCAATAGCGCTTGATGTTGTTCTTCAGTTCCACGCCGTTCTGTCCGTAATCGTATACGGCACCGAGCCCGTCGTATATCTCGCTCGAAGGGAATACGAATCCGTACTCCTTGCAATGGGCGACCAGTTTCTTGAAAAGTTCTTCCTGAGTCATCGCAATCTATTTTACTTTACTGATTTACCGAATTACAAAAGTACAAAATAAATGGAAAATGCCGCTTTCGAACGGGATTTTATTTCTATATTTGTACCGACGGCCTGCGAGGGCCGCCGACATACGACGATAAAAAGCGCATCGGCTTTTTTCTTACTGCGGAAAATTGGACACTTTCACGAATGGTAAGGAATCAGGTTGATGCTCTCGCTGTTTTTCAGCGTGGGCATATTCCATCATTCTACCATTCGGGTCGTCCAATACCCCTGCAGTGAATGTGGAATTTTGCCTGCGCCTTTTGTTTGCCGGGACGGGAACAACCCTTTAAACAAAATAAACGAAATGAAAACAGCAAAATTCTTCATGGCCTTCATGGCCGCCGCGCTGCTCGCGTCATGCAGCGACAAAGACAACGATTATTCGGGCGATTTCGGGCAGATCAAGGTCCCGGACACCCGCCAGTTGGAACAGACCGCCGGGTCCGACGACACGCAGGCGGCTCAGGGCGTGACCTTCACGACCGAAGGGGCATGGACCTCGACAATCGCCCAGACCCGCGCCGAAGCCCCCGACTGGATCTCCGTATCGCCCGACCACGGCGACGCAGCGGGAACCTACACGCTGAAAATCACCCTTGAACCCAACGATTCCGAAGAATCCCGTTCGGCGACGATCGTCATCACATGCGGCACTTCGAAGATCGAGATCAGCGTCACGCAGGAGGGTTCCGAAGACCCGATCACACCATCGCCGGAGCTCAACGTCATTCAGAAGATCGAATGGTATAATCTCGACAATCCGCAAAAACCCGAGATAGAATTTATCGGCGAATTTACCTACACCAGCCGGGGACTTCTCAAACGCTACGAAGAGAAACCGAACGCGGCGTCCCAGCCCGAATTGTGGCACTCCATTTTCTACAACATGCAGGACAAAACGGCCTCGTATGTCTACTACGACCCCAAAGACCAAAATGAAACGCCGCAGGTCGTGACGCTCGACGCCAAAACAGGTTACTGGACCGGCCGCACCTACTCCTACTCCGGAGACGGTTGGAGCGCAAAGCAGGTCACATCCTATACATACGATGCAAACGGTTGTCTGCAAAAGGAAGAAGGCTCGCATCTCTCCACGCCCTCCGGTGAGAAGGATTCCCGATGGACCTTTACATACACTTGGCAGAACGGAAACCTCAATGCCATCAAATACGATTTCCACGACGAGGACCCGGACTACAAGCCATTGAGCATTACATTCAGCTACGACACGGAAGCCAATCCTTTCGCCGACACATCGGTCGATCCCGTGCTGCTAAATACCCACATCGAGTATTTTGACGAGTTAGCCCTCGGATTTCTGGGCCGACACAGCGCCAAGCGCCTCAGGTCAATCA is a window encoding:
- a CDS encoding glycine--tRNA ligase, translated to MTQEELFKKLVAHCKEYGFVFPSSEIYDGLGAVYDYGQNGVELKNNIKRYWWDSMVKLHENIVGIDAAIFMHPKTWEASGHVSAFNDPLIDNKDSKKRYRADVLVEEWLAKQDEKIAKEVEKARKRFGADFDEAKYRETSPRVVELQAKRDEVHKRFADALNANDLGELRQIIVDCEIACPISGTRNWTEVRQFNLMFSTQMGSTAEGANTIYLRPETAQGIFVNFLNVQKTGRMKIPFGIAQIGKAFRNEIVARQFIFRMREFEQMEMQFFVRPGTEMGWWNEWKNTRMAWHRALGFGDDNYRFHDHDKLAHYANAATDIEYNFPFGFKEVEGIHSRTDFDLGSHQKFSGKKIQYFDPETGESYVPYVVETSIGVDRMFLQVMSAAYTEETLEGGDSRVVLKFPPALAPIKVAVLPLVKKDGMPEVAQKIVDLLKYNYNVVYDEKDSVGKRYRRQDAIGTPFCVTVDGQTLEDGTVTVRHRDTMEQERVLIESLPSLVDEECSYRKLFKTLNL
- the def gene encoding peptide deformylase codes for the protein MIYPIVIYGDEVLRKRCEEITPDYPEVKKLAEDMFLTLEEAEGVGLAAPQIGKNIRLFIVDCTPWGEEDPSCADYKRAFINPEIYAYSEEKKTYNEGCLSFPGIHADVARSLAIRMRYLDTDFVEHDEEFTGLKAWVIQHEYDHIEGVVFTDRIAPLRRQLLKSKLLNLAKGKYRCAYKTK
- the ppdK gene encoding pyruvate, phosphate dikinase translates to MADVKRVYTFGNKEAEGNGKMRELLGGKGANLAEMNLIGIPVPPGFTITTEVCAEYYKHGKEAVIKALRPEVEKAMKNIENLTGMKFGDKEMPLLVSVRSGARASMPGMMDTILNLGMNDQAVEAVAKRTGNPRFAWDSYRRFVQMYGDVVLGMKPVSKEDHDPFEVIIEEQKEKKGVKNDTDLTTDDLKELVKNFKAAVKKQTGEDFPANPWDQLWGAVCAVFGSWMNDRAILYRKLNNIPAEWGTAVSVQAMVFGNMGSNSATGVAFSRDAATGENLFNGEYLINAQGEDVVAGIRTPQQITIEGSKRWAVAQKVSEEDRKAKFPSLEEVMPEVYKELFDIQHHLEQYFTDMQDIEFTIQDGKLWMLQCRNGKRTGAAMVKIAMDMLREGLIDEKTAVLRCEPAKLDELLHPVFDKKAISNAQVITKGLPASPGAATGPVVFFAEDAEKVLEKNGTRAILVRIETSPEDLKGMLDAAGILTARGGMTSHAAVVARGMGKCCVSGAGELQIDYKTRTIQVNGFTVKEGDWISLNGSTGEVYLGQVATQAADLSGDFGKLMDLAGKYSVMKVRANADTPKDAAQAFAFGAEGIGLCRTEHMFFEGDRIKAFREMILADDEAGRRVALAKLLPIQRGDFEGLFKAMNGFPVTVRLLDPPLHEFVPHDEKGQKEMAAEMGVPLAKIVAKVESLAEFNPMLGHRGCRLGNTYPEITEMQARAIIEAAMNVKASGMPVHVEIMVPLVGNHKELRYQKSIIDATAEQVFSERNDKIDYMVGTMIEVPRAAVTANQIAEVAEFFSFGTNDLTQMTLGFSRDDIGKFLPVYLDKGILKNDPFQILDQNGVGQLIREAVFKGRGKRPTLKCGICGEHGGEPSSVEFCHYAGLNYVSCSPFRVPIARLAAAHAALNQK
- a CDS encoding TRL-like family protein; this translates as MKKIFTLAFAAMMFVGCVKSPLVGGIYTDVKDGLAVTGNAGSSKVGTAEAKGYLGIVAMGDASIQAAAREAGITRIHHVDYQAKSYVGVYTIYTIIVYGD
- the ruvX gene encoding Holliday junction resolvase RuvX, giving the protein MGRILAIDYGTKRTGIAVSDPLRLIAGGLETVPTKELEAWLAKYFARENVSTIVVGKPSRMDGTPSETWRFIEPLAGRLRKAWPDKEVVFHDERFTSVMAHRTMLESGIGRMARRDKALVDKISATIILQSYMESISCR
- a CDS encoding BACON domain-containing protein — translated: MKTAKFFMAFMAAALLASCSDKDNDYSGDFGQIKVPDTRQLEQTAGSDDTQAAQGVTFTTEGAWTSTIAQTRAEAPDWISVSPDHGDAAGTYTLKITLEPNDSEESRSATIVITCGTSKIEISVTQEGSEDPITPSPELNVIQKIEWYNLDNPQKPEIEFIGEFTYTSRGLLKRYEEKPNAASQPELWHSIFYNMQDKTASYVYYDPKDQNETPQVVTLDAKTGYWTGRTYSYSGDGWSAKQVTSYTYDANGCLQKEEGSHLSTPSGEKDSRWTFTYTWQNGNLNAIKYDFHDEDPDYKPLSITFSYDTEANPFADTSVDPVLLNTHIEYFDELALGFLGRHSAKRLRSITSWDGETTTYTYIYDAKDRISRIDLENRNGEYVNREYAIFTYAE
- a CDS encoding outer membrane beta-barrel protein, which produces MKKILFTVIVALFAVSAVSAQDRGNWALGPRMNIYTNTGDAVVGLGAFGRYSFSDNWRIEPSLMALLHSGCSIDISVDAQYVFHLGEGWSVYPAVGLTANDIGKWAAGLNIGGGFDFEVARNWDLSAGLKWQPMFDDWRKNPVVISIGAAYKF